One window from the genome of Magnolia sinica isolate HGM2019 chromosome 4, MsV1, whole genome shotgun sequence encodes:
- the LOC131244225 gene encoding serine/threonine-protein kinase BLUS1-like yields MQDSNGLGFSSPMLERASGGRAADSYVSASMQFAKIGKLDRAIGIKEDVTCLDIIVDNVLAVEKEIWGREEDTGREDVYSVISAGVNTIVYKATCSNLKSVVAIKAFNGKITDKKEDINLCSWTIDYLFHTNLLKPNCSFGVDNKIWVVMPFMSYDSLRSISSSFPKGISETYISIILKETLRALSYLHSEGVVHHDIKAGNIFFDSNGSVKLAYFGESAAHYQEISSYSVSSLSSFNDLNGMPYWMTPEVIFSTVEDRFMSNDVMSDIWIFSITALELAHGCPLLSHRPPS; encoded by the exons ATGCAAGACTCAAATGGTTTGGGATTCTCATCCCCAATGCTTGAGAGGGCGAGCGGTGGGAGAGCGGCGGACAGCTATGTGTCAGCTTCAATGCA ATTTGCCAAAATAGGCAAGCTTGACAGAGCCATTGGAATCAAAGAAGATGTTACTTGCCTTGATATCATAGTGGACAACGTCCTTGCTGTGGAG AAAGAGATTTGGGGAAGAGAAGAAGATACAGGAAGGGAAGACGTTTATagcgtg ATCAGCGCTGGCGTTAACACCATCGTTTACAAGGCCACCTGCTCGAATCTCAAATCGGTGGTCGCGATCAAGGCCTTCAATGGAAAGATCACAGACAAGAAGGAAGATATCAATTTATGTTCTTGGACGATTGACTACCTCTTTCATACCAACCTCCTAAAACCCAACTGTTCCTTTGGAGTCGATAACAAAATTTGGGTGGTTATGCCATTCATGTCCTATGACTCACTTCGCTCCATCTCCTCTTCTTTTCCTAAGGGCATTTCTGAGACATACATCTCTATTATCTTAAAAGAAACCCTACGTGCGCTTTCCTACCTCCACAGTGAGGGCGTTGTCCACCATGATATCAAGGCAGGTAATATCTTCTTTGATTCCAATGGCTCTGTCAAGCTTGCCTATTTTGGCGAATCTGCAGCCCATTATCAAGAGATATCATCTTACTCCGTATCGTCTCTCTCGTCATTCAACGACCTCAATGGGATGCCGTACTGGATGACACCAGAAGTTATATTCTCAACGGTTGAAGACAGGTTCATGTCTAATGACGTCATGTCGGACATATGGATTTTCAGCATCACTGCATTGGAGCTGGCACATGGCTGTCCGCTGCTCTCCCATCGCCCGCCCTCTTAA